Proteins encoded together in one Nostoc sp. PCC 7524 window:
- the uvrB gene encoding excinuclease ABC subunit UvrB → MSEFCLQAPFSPTGDQPRAIAQLAASIEANNRYQTLLGATGTGKTFSIAAVIEKVGKPTLVLAHNKTLAAQLCNELREFFPKNAVEYFVSYYDYYQPEAYIPVTDTYIEKTAAINDEIDMLRHSATRSLFERRDVIVVASISCIYGLGIPSEYLKAAIPMQIGMEVNQRQILRDLTSVQYTRNDIEMGRGRFRVRGDVLEIGPAYEDRIIRVEFFGDEIDAIRYIDPVTGEIIQSLQAVNIYPARHFVTPEERLEKACEDIAAELKQRKAELEETGKLVEAQRIDQRTRYDLEMLREVGYCNGVENYSRHLAGRQAGEPPECLIDYFPKDWLLVIDESHVTVPQIRGMYNGDQARKKVLIEHGFRLPSAADNRPLKAEEFWTKVNQCIFVSATPGNWELEISEDRIVEQVIRPTGVIDPEIFVRPTEGQIDDLLGEIKDRVDRQERVLITTLTKRMAEDLTEYLQDHSIRVRYLHSEINSIERIEILQDLRDGNFDVLVGVNLLREGLDLPEVSLVAILDADKEGFLRAERSLIQTIGRAARHIRGQAILYADNLTDSMIKAIEETDRRRGIQMAYNKMHGITPQPIVKKSSNAILSFLDISRRLNAADLKTVEENIGELPLEQIPELITQLETQMKEAAKKLKFEEAAKLRDRIKQLRDKMLGH, encoded by the coding sequence ATGTCAGAATTTTGTCTGCAAGCTCCCTTTAGTCCCACAGGTGATCAACCGCGAGCGATCGCGCAGTTAGCTGCTAGCATTGAAGCTAACAACCGTTATCAAACTTTACTAGGAGCAACGGGAACAGGTAAGACATTTTCCATAGCAGCAGTCATTGAGAAGGTGGGTAAGCCGACTTTAGTATTGGCGCATAACAAAACCCTAGCTGCACAACTTTGTAATGAGTTGCGGGAGTTCTTCCCCAAAAACGCCGTTGAGTATTTCGTCAGCTACTACGACTACTATCAGCCGGAAGCGTATATTCCCGTTACCGACACATACATTGAGAAAACGGCGGCAATTAACGATGAGATTGATATGTTACGCCATTCCGCGACGCGATCGCTATTTGAACGGCGTGATGTCATTGTTGTAGCATCAATTAGCTGTATCTACGGTTTGGGAATCCCTTCAGAGTACCTGAAAGCAGCAATTCCCATGCAAATCGGGATGGAAGTTAACCAGCGTCAGATTTTGCGGGATTTGACTTCAGTCCAGTACACCCGCAACGACATCGAAATGGGAAGGGGACGTTTCCGTGTCCGGGGTGATGTTTTAGAAATCGGCCCCGCCTACGAAGATAGAATTATTCGGGTGGAATTCTTTGGTGATGAAATTGACGCAATTCGCTATATTGACCCGGTAACGGGTGAAATTATCCAAAGTTTGCAAGCTGTGAATATTTACCCAGCACGTCACTTTGTCACCCCAGAGGAACGTTTAGAAAAAGCTTGCGAAGACATTGCAGCCGAATTAAAACAGCGCAAAGCTGAACTAGAAGAAACTGGTAAGTTAGTAGAAGCACAACGTATAGACCAGCGTACACGCTATGACTTAGAAATGTTGCGTGAAGTTGGTTACTGCAACGGCGTAGAGAATTATTCCCGTCACCTAGCAGGAAGACAAGCTGGAGAACCACCAGAGTGTTTAATTGATTATTTTCCTAAAGATTGGCTCTTAGTAATAGATGAATCTCACGTCACAGTCCCGCAAATTCGCGGTATGTATAACGGCGACCAAGCTCGGAAAAAAGTGTTAATTGAACACGGATTTAGGCTTCCGAGTGCGGCGGATAATCGTCCTTTAAAAGCTGAGGAATTTTGGACGAAAGTTAATCAATGTATTTTCGTTTCCGCCACTCCAGGAAATTGGGAATTAGAAATTTCCGAAGATAGAATAGTTGAGCAAGTCATTAGACCGACTGGGGTAATTGACCCAGAGATTTTTGTGCGTCCGACAGAGGGACAAATTGATGATTTGTTGGGAGAAATTAAAGATAGAGTTGACCGTCAAGAACGGGTACTGATTACTACCTTAACTAAACGTATGGCAGAAGACTTAACAGAGTATCTGCAAGACCATAGTATTCGCGTGCGTTATTTACATTCAGAGATTAATTCTATTGAGCGCATTGAGATATTACAAGATTTGCGCGATGGTAACTTTGATGTATTGGTAGGTGTGAACTTATTACGGGAAGGTTTAGACTTACCAGAAGTCTCTTTAGTGGCAATTTTAGATGCAGATAAAGAAGGGTTTTTGCGTGCTGAACGTTCCTTAATTCAAACCATAGGTAGAGCCGCTCGTCACATCCGGGGACAAGCGATTTTGTATGCTGATAATTTAACAGACAGCATGATTAAAGCCATTGAAGAAACTGACAGAAGACGCGGGATTCAAATGGCATATAACAAGATGCACGGAATAACACCTCAACCGATTGTCAAAAAATCAAGTAATGCGATTTTATCGTTCCTAGATATTTCTAGAAGATTAAATGCAGCCGATTTAAAAACTGTTGAGGAAAATATCGGAGAATTACCTTTAGAACAGATACCCGAATTGATTACCCAACTAGAAACCCAAATGAAAGAAGCTGCGAAAAAACTAAAATTTGAAGAGGCGGCAAAATTGCGCGATCGCATCAAACAATTACGCGATAAAATGCTAGGACACTAA
- a CDS encoding tetratricopeptide repeat protein translates to MDWITLLRSLQSDFIHRLSSGCLLHCETEGQYSELTVISGERLKALRDFCWQMAEKYKRVSPVRDVFISYLKGKLGEEVVKERLADLITEVDYEKRFGGDGKIDFTLTADSSIGIEVKSRHGRIERVRWSISAEEVEKNAVVACIFIQEEVNEAQSAYHLLLAGFLPTRMIKLKTGKISFGIEQLLYGGGLRCYLEQLQASNNHHQTRQFMPIYQYQNSSLLPSEPNQEQLLKPAISRPNNNHVSSYKQDEQLNLDYTKLGDEYFSKGEYTVSINHYNQALKLNINDSELYYKRGLAYYQIGNYEAAIADYSQVIKINLHDAKAYHKRGLALSQLGAYEAAIDDYTESIRLNPHAAVAYKHRAEVRSYLGDNQGAIEDYTQAIKINPQYADTYKNRGIARYILGTQPGFTQAIQLNPNDANAYKNRGNARADIGDYAGAIEDYTQAIQINPYLADAYYNRGNARYDLGDNEGAIDDYTQAIQVNPNYADAYYNRGNIYAELKNQPDAIADFQTAADIYRQEGKLAALQDTKDRILELEIVESIDILNF, encoded by the coding sequence ATGGACTGGATTACGCTCCTGCGATCGCTACAGTCTGATTTTATTCACAGGTTATCATCGGGTTGTCTTCTGCATTGCGAAACAGAAGGTCAATATAGTGAGTTAACAGTTATCTCCGGTGAGAGGTTAAAAGCATTACGGGATTTTTGCTGGCAAATGGCTGAGAAATATAAGCGGGTTTCGCCAGTGCGTGATGTTTTTATTAGCTATCTCAAAGGTAAGTTGGGTGAGGAAGTTGTTAAAGAACGTTTAGCTGATTTGATTACAGAAGTAGATTATGAAAAGCGATTTGGTGGCGATGGCAAGATTGATTTTACTTTAACTGCTGACTCTTCTATTGGTATTGAAGTCAAATCACGCCACGGTAGAATTGAGCGTGTGAGATGGTCTATTAGTGCGGAAGAAGTGGAAAAAAATGCTGTTGTTGCTTGTATTTTTATTCAGGAAGAAGTTAATGAAGCACAATCGGCATATCATTTATTGTTGGCTGGATTTCTGCCGACTCGCATGATTAAATTAAAAACTGGAAAAATATCTTTTGGTATAGAGCAATTGCTTTATGGTGGTGGCTTAAGGTGCTATCTAGAACAGTTACAAGCGTCAAATAATCATCATCAAACTAGGCAATTTATGCCAATTTATCAATATCAAAATTCGTCATTATTACCATCTGAGCCAAATCAAGAGCAGTTATTAAAACCTGCTATATCTCGTCCAAATAACAATCATGTTTCCAGTTATAAACAAGATGAACAACTAAATTTGGATTATACAAAACTGGGTGATGAATATTTTTCTAAAGGTGAATACACAGTATCTATTAATCACTATAATCAAGCCTTAAAACTTAATATCAATGATAGTGAACTGTATTATAAACGGGGTTTAGCTTATTATCAAATTGGGAATTACGAAGCAGCGATCGCAGATTATTCTCAGGTAATTAAAATTAATCTTCATGATGCTAAAGCTTACCATAAACGGGGTTTAGCTTTATCGCAATTAGGAGCGTATGAAGCAGCAATTGATGATTATACCGAATCTATTAGATTGAATCCTCATGCTGCTGTAGCTTATAAACACCGTGCCGAAGTACGTTCTTATCTAGGAGATAATCAAGGAGCAATTGAGGACTATACCCAAGCCATAAAAATTAATCCTCAGTATGCAGATACCTATAAAAATCGTGGGATTGCTCGTTATATTTTAGGAACTCAGCCGGGATTTACACAAGCAATTCAGCTTAATCCCAATGATGCGAATGCTTATAAAAATCGCGGTAATGCTCGTGCAGATATTGGTGATTATGCAGGAGCAATAGAGGATTATACGCAAGCAATCCAGATTAATCCCTATCTAGCTGATGCTTATTATAACCGGGGAAATGCCCGTTATGATTTAGGTGATAATGAGGGAGCAATTGATGATTATACTCAAGCCATCCAAGTTAATCCTAATTATGCCGATGCCTATTACAATCGGGGCAATATTTATGCTGAACTGAAAAATCAGCCAGATGCGATCGCAGATTTTCAAACAGCAGCAGATATCTATCGCCAAGAAGGTAAATTAGCAGCACTACAAGATACCAAAGACCGAATTTTAGAATTAGAAATAGTCGAATCTATAGATATCTTAAATTTTTAA
- a CDS encoding CTP synthase — protein MTKFIFVTGGVVSSIGKGIVAASLGRLLKSRNYSVSILKLDPYINVDPGTMSPFQHGEVFVTQDGAETDLDLGHYERFTDTLMSRLNSVTTGSIYQAVITRERRGDYNGGTVQVIPHITNEIKERILLVAKETNPSVVITEIGGTVGDIESLPFLEAIRQLRKEVGRQNVLYMHVTLVPYIASAGEMKTKPTQHSVKELRSIGIQPDILVCRSDRPIPVGLKQKMSEFCDVPVGCVITAQDASSIYEVPLILEREGLAQQALDLLQMEQRQPNLEKWQTMVERLYSPKHTVEIAIVGKYVRLSDAYLSVVEALRHAAFATHGDLRLRWVNSEDLETQPAEEYLAGVDGVLVPGGFGTRGVDGKIAAIKYARDRQIPFLGLCLGMQCSVIEWARNVGGLTGANSAEFDPSTKYPVINLLPDQQDIVDLGGTMRLGVYPCHILPNSLAYQLYQAEVVDERHRHRYEFNNTYRQLLLDSGYVISGTSPDGRLVEIVELPQHPFFIACQFHPEFQSRPSNPHPLFKGFMQAAIARNHPTANIQTPVEVS, from the coding sequence ATGACTAAGTTTATCTTTGTAACTGGAGGTGTGGTTTCCAGTATTGGCAAAGGCATTGTAGCAGCAAGTCTAGGCCGTTTACTCAAATCACGAAATTATTCGGTGTCAATTTTAAAGCTTGACCCTTATATTAATGTTGATCCAGGAACAATGAGTCCTTTTCAACATGGGGAAGTGTTTGTTACCCAAGATGGTGCAGAAACCGATTTAGACTTGGGACATTACGAACGCTTTACCGATACATTGATGTCACGGCTCAACAGCGTCACCACTGGCTCAATTTATCAAGCAGTGATTACCAGAGAACGCCGGGGTGACTACAATGGTGGCACAGTACAGGTAATTCCCCACATTACTAATGAAATCAAAGAACGGATTTTGTTAGTGGCGAAAGAAACAAATCCGTCTGTAGTGATTACAGAAATTGGTGGTACTGTCGGCGATATTGAGTCACTACCATTTTTGGAAGCTATTCGCCAGTTACGCAAAGAGGTAGGGCGGCAAAATGTGCTGTATATGCACGTGACTCTAGTACCTTACATTGCTTCGGCGGGGGAAATGAAAACCAAGCCGACACAGCACTCGGTAAAGGAACTCAGATCAATTGGCATTCAACCAGATATTTTAGTCTGTCGGAGCGATCGCCCGATCCCTGTCGGGTTAAAGCAAAAAATGTCAGAATTCTGTGATGTCCCTGTAGGCTGTGTCATCACTGCCCAAGATGCTAGCAGTATCTATGAAGTCCCACTGATTCTAGAACGGGAAGGACTAGCACAACAAGCCCTAGACTTGTTGCAGATGGAACAACGCCAGCCCAATCTAGAAAAATGGCAAACAATGGTAGAACGTTTATACAGTCCTAAGCACACTGTAGAAATCGCCATTGTCGGTAAATATGTCAGGTTAAGTGATGCCTATTTGTCGGTAGTTGAGGCGCTGCGTCATGCCGCATTTGCCACTCACGGGGATTTACGCCTACGGTGGGTGAATTCCGAAGATTTGGAAACCCAACCCGCAGAAGAATATCTGGCGGGTGTAGATGGCGTACTTGTACCCGGAGGCTTTGGAACTCGTGGGGTAGATGGCAAAATTGCCGCCATTAAATATGCCCGCGATCGCCAAATTCCTTTCCTCGGTTTATGCTTAGGAATGCAATGTTCTGTGATTGAATGGGCGAGAAATGTCGGTGGTTTAACAGGTGCTAACAGCGCAGAATTTGATCCATCTACTAAGTACCCAGTTATTAACCTGTTGCCAGATCAACAAGATATTGTCGATTTAGGTGGAACCATGCGCTTGGGTGTTTATCCTTGCCATATTCTCCCCAATAGCTTGGCATATCAACTTTATCAAGCAGAAGTAGTTGATGAACGACACCGCCATCGCTACGAGTTTAATAACACATATCGTCAGTTATTGTTAGATTCTGGCTATGTGATCAGTGGAACCTCGCCTGACGGACGGTTAGTAGAGATTGTAGAATTACCGCAACACCCATTTTTTATTGCATGTCAATTCCATCCAGAGTTTCAATCTCGTCCTAGCAACCCCCATCCTTTATTTAAAGGCTTTATGCAGGCTGCGATCGCTCGTAATCATCCCACTGCTAACATCCAGACACCCGTAGAGGTATCTTAA